A part of Lacibacter sp. H407 genomic DNA contains:
- a CDS encoding bestrophin family protein yields MIRYNPKEWFTFIFRLHKSDTIRKLSPLLLGIAVYSALIAVLEQEVLKLSDNSHVKNIPLMHSLMGFAISMLLVFRTNTAYDRWWEGRKLWGALVNNSRNLAIKLSAILKADDKNNRTFFSTSIPFFAYSLLNHLQQESTKTALFDEDDHGHILAKIDQGKHIPNQVASQLFNRAYHLHQQGKITGDELIILNEELKSFTDICGACERIKNTPIPFSYSVFIKKFIFIYVMTLPFGYVFSMGYYVIPVVTFVFYVLASLELVAEEIEDPFGIDANDLPMEKIASNIKKHVQEILH; encoded by the coding sequence ATGATCAGGTATAATCCGAAAGAGTGGTTCACGTTTATATTCCGTTTACATAAGTCGGATACCATTCGTAAACTCTCCCCTCTTTTACTGGGCATTGCTGTTTACTCTGCACTCATTGCTGTACTCGAACAGGAAGTGCTGAAACTATCCGACAACAGCCATGTAAAAAACATACCTCTTATGCATAGCCTTATGGGCTTTGCGATCTCAATGCTGCTGGTATTTCGTACTAACACTGCCTACGATCGTTGGTGGGAAGGACGTAAACTATGGGGCGCTTTAGTAAACAACAGCCGCAACCTGGCCATTAAGCTCTCAGCCATTTTGAAAGCAGATGATAAGAACAACCGTACTTTTTTCAGCACCAGTATTCCTTTTTTTGCATACAGCCTCTTGAACCATCTTCAACAGGAATCAACCAAAACAGCCTTGTTTGATGAAGATGACCATGGGCATATTCTGGCAAAAATCGATCAGGGTAAACACATCCCTAACCAGGTAGCATCCCAGTTGTTTAACCGGGCTTATCACCTTCATCAGCAGGGAAAAATTACCGGCGACGAATTGATCATTTTGAATGAAGAATTGAAATCATTTACGGATATATGCGGTGCCTGTGAGCGGATCAAGAATACACCTATCCCCTTTTCGTACAGCGTATTTATCAAGAAATTCATCTTCATTTATGTAATGACCTTACCATTTGGTTATGTTTTCAGTATGGGCTACTATGTAATACCAGTTGTAACCTTTGTGTTTTACGTGTTGGCAAGTCTTGAACTGGTGGCGGAAGAAATTGAAGATCCGTTTGGAATAGATGCCAACGATCTTCCAATGGAAAAAATTGCTTCCAACATCAAAAAGCATGTACAGGAAATTCTTCACTAA
- a CDS encoding porin family protein — protein sequence MRSFFFLLTACTLFVASASSQSLGKIYYGIKGGYNYSLVSYTAAETEGAHGGYAGVMMKIPFDNRLFFAPQIDFNYRGMKAKTLPANELSKVTELQIRVMPVVQIDFKHPDKNENTMFVMIGPSLGFGVGGKQVKQDQNGTPIKGKLKYGFQDYGQYDASWHSGLGYETTNGLRLLVDYAFGLSNMMNRDGGPSIRFHTISAGVGYWFGKKK from the coding sequence ATGAGATCATTCTTTTTCCTGCTTACAGCATGTACCCTTTTTGTTGCCTCTGCTTCTTCCCAATCACTTGGTAAAATCTATTATGGAATTAAAGGCGGATACAACTATTCGCTTGTATCCTACACAGCTGCCGAAACAGAAGGCGCTCATGGCGGTTATGCAGGTGTAATGATGAAGATACCTTTTGACAATCGCTTGTTTTTTGCACCACAGATCGATTTCAATTACCGTGGCATGAAAGCAAAAACACTCCCTGCAAATGAATTAAGCAAAGTAACAGAATTGCAGATCCGTGTAATGCCTGTTGTACAGATTGATTTCAAACATCCAGACAAAAATGAAAACACCATGTTCGTAATGATCGGGCCATCGCTTGGTTTCGGTGTTGGCGGTAAGCAGGTAAAGCAAGATCAGAATGGTACGCCCATAAAAGGAAAGTTGAAATATGGATTCCAGGATTATGGACAATATGATGCAAGCTGGCACAGTGGTTTAGGTTACGAAACAACCAATGGTTTGCGCCTGTTGGTTGACTATGCATTCGGCCTAAGCAATATGATGAACCGGGATGGCGGACCAAGCATCAGATTTCATACCATCAGTGCAGGTGTAGGCTATTGGTTTGGTAAGAAAAAATAA
- a CDS encoding aminotransferase class I/II-fold pyridoxal phosphate-dependent enzyme, with protein MITLSQIPGRTTMIDGKEYHFFSGYSYLGLGMLPAFTDLVKKGIDQYGVVYPSSRISNTALDLYANTEEALANYTNTEEAACFSSGFLSARTAVEVVKEKMNVYYLHHTHPASTALDGLKQIPAEQSWTDFLTERAAANEFQFGLVADSINPTPGRVNDFSFLKTTPATFNITLIIDDSHGIGWLGEKGEGIRSFLQLPYSVELLLNFSLSKAFHINGGAVCGSRKWLSAVRRHVNYATSTPLMPSLAFAWLHAGHLFQQQREILLQNIDYLQKLTTNNTFVANEGTPVFVLAKKGIAPYLLQNHTIISSFSYPHPESDPVNRVVVNALHLRSDLEKLAQLIEQF; from the coding sequence ATGATCACTCTTTCGCAAATACCCGGCCGCACTACAATGATCGATGGAAAGGAATATCATTTCTTTTCCGGGTATTCTTATTTGGGGTTGGGTATGTTGCCGGCATTTACTGATCTGGTAAAAAAAGGAATTGATCAATACGGTGTTGTTTATCCTTCTTCCCGAATTTCCAACACAGCACTTGATCTGTATGCTAATACGGAAGAAGCTTTGGCCAATTATACGAATACGGAAGAAGCCGCTTGTTTCTCTTCCGGCTTCTTATCGGCACGTACAGCAGTAGAAGTGGTGAAGGAAAAAATGAATGTGTACTATCTGCACCATACCCACCCTGCTTCAACTGCATTAGATGGATTAAAACAAATACCGGCAGAACAAAGCTGGACCGATTTTTTAACTGAACGTGCTGCTGCAAATGAATTTCAGTTCGGATTGGTGGCAGATAGCATCAATCCAACACCTGGTCGTGTAAACGATTTTTCTTTTTTAAAAACAACACCGGCCACCTTCAACATCACACTCATCATCGACGATTCGCATGGTATTGGCTGGTTGGGTGAAAAAGGCGAAGGTATCCGCTCATTCTTGCAACTGCCCTATTCCGTTGAATTATTACTCAACTTCTCTTTATCTAAAGCCTTTCATATCAACGGAGGCGCTGTCTGCGGCTCACGTAAATGGTTAAGCGCTGTTCGCCGGCATGTGAATTATGCCACCAGCACACCGCTCATGCCTTCATTGGCGTTTGCATGGCTGCATGCGGGGCATTTGTTTCAGCAACAACGGGAAATTTTGCTTCAAAACATAGATTACTTGCAAAAGCTGACAACAAACAATACATTTGTGGCCAATGAAGGAACGCCTGTGTTTGTGCTGGCAAAAAAAGGGATCGCCCCTTACCTGCTCCAAAACCATACGATCATCTCTTCCTTCTCCTATCCTCATCCTGAAAGCGATCCTGTAAACAGAGTCGTTGTGAATGCCCTCCATTTAAGATCCGATCTTGAAAAACTGGCTCAATTGATTGAGCAGTTTTAA